Part of the Rhodohalobacter sp. SW132 genome is shown below.
TAGCTCACGTTAAAAAAGATCTTAAGCTGTTGATTCAACCTGATTCAGGTTTACCTCAACCGGGGTTTTTCTGCCAAAAATACTTACCAATACCCTGAGTTTCAGTTTATCTGCAAGTACTTCCTGTACGGTTCCGTCAAATTCTTTAAACGGACCATCAATAACTTTAACAATATCACCCTCTTTGTACGGTATGTCTACAACACCACCGCTTTCAACAAGTTCCTGGTTGTCCAGAACCCGTCCCAATATTCTTTCAACTTCACTTTTCTTGAGAGGCTGCGGGATGGTTTCATTCTTGCTTGTTTTCAAAAATCCTATGCAAGAAGGTGCACCCTGTACCAGGTTGTTTACTTCTTCGTCATAATTTGTGTGAAGAAGCATATAACCTGGGAAAAAGTTTTTCTCTTTGGTTTTCTTTTTTCCAGATCTGATTTCTACAATGGTCTCCGTAGGGATGAGTATCTCATTTATTTTATCCTGAATACCCTGCTCCTCCATTTCCCTGACGAGATATTCTTTCACCTTTTTTTCATGACCGGTGAAAACTCTAACTACGTACCATTCGAAATCATTGTCGGTACTCATTTATGCACTGCCTCCAAAACTGTAAATAGCATCCAATACGGTGCTATAAACCTGA
Proteins encoded:
- the nusG gene encoding transcription termination/antitermination protein NusG yields the protein MSTDNDFEWYVVRVFTGHEKKVKEYLVREMEEQGIQDKINEILIPTETIVEIRSGKKKTKEKNFFPGYMLLHTNYDEEVNNLVQGAPSCIGFLKTSKNETIPQPLKKSEVERILGRVLDNQELVESGGVVDIPYKEGDIVKVIDGPFKEFDGTVQEVLADKLKLRVLVSIFGRKTPVEVNLNQVESTA